One Apis cerana isolate GH-2021 linkage group LG16, AcerK_1.0, whole genome shotgun sequence DNA segment encodes these proteins:
- the LOC108000373 gene encoding GA-binding protein subunit beta-1 isoform X1 codes for MQAESICTNDIEGLDSDTLIPVEILSCDVSHRARSQDALSIVELGKQLLFSAKFGDTDTVRDLMCRGAPFTTDWLGTSALHFAAQNNHTETAEVLLRAGISRDARTKVDRTPLHMAAYEGHHQMTQLLLNYGADVDSRDMLKMTPLHWAVEREHVEVMHVLLEHGADANATSKFDKTPISLALEHDRLDLVDILQQEREIVGIRAHQQNQANSAELEVATHNLIQLEAEREEQQKFELPQQESQPRRKVTQVQMGKKPRMIFQQIHVGTNVDVEREKEIEGVDEITDVNNINNTKKRKDITAIGGVNKQFRLLEAHGITMIPVDNESSIVENAMESGRTVVLTEAGKLALNLTRNSSIGMKRLHVAGKKGTPRKVIAIRADQILSQNTPTLTSRGPNILKRSSVDNKAGKLFISSISTTTPVSTLTQSKNIISSSENKIINSPAKMTEPIILQLDDDIEEITEDDTTHNNEPVMDIALLNRQLAEARRQAAEYRKRLQKKEEEAEIYKQQLKNITAQRVSK; via the exons atgcaAGCTGAAAGTATTTGCACTAATGATATTGAGGGTCTGGATTCAGACACCCTTATTCCt GTTGAAATTCTTTCCTGTGATGTATCTCATCGAGCACGTTCTCAAGATGCCTTATCAATAGTGGAATTAGGAAAGCAATTACTTTTTAGTGCAAAATTTGGAGACACTGATACCGTTCGTGATCTAATGTGTAGAGGAGCACCATTTACTACAGATTGg ttgGGTACAAGTGCATTACATTTTGCTGCACAAAATAATCATACAGAAACTGCAGAAGTTTTACTTAGAGCAGGAATTTCAAGAGATGCAAGAACAAAAGTGGATAGAACACCTTTACATATGGCTGCATATGAAGGTCACCATCAGATGACACAATTACTTCTTAATTATGGTGCTGATGTTGATAGTAGAGATatg ttAAAAATGACACCTTTACATTGGGCAGTAGAAAGGGAACATGTAGAAGTAATGCATGTTTTATTAGAACATGGAGCAGATGCAAATGCAACTAGTAAATTTGACAAGACACCTATTAGTCTTGCATTAGAACATGATAGATTAGATTTAGTAGACATATTGCaacaagaaagagaaattgtaGGTATTAGAGCACATCAACAAAATCAAGCAAATTCAGCAGAACTTGAAGTAGCAACccataatttaatacaattagaaGCTGAAAGAGAAGaacaacaaaaatttgaacTTCCACAACAAGAATCACAACCAAGAAGAAAAGTTACACAAg tgcAAATGGGGAAAAAACCACGAATGATCTTTCAACAAATTCATGTTGGAACAAATGTTGATGTTGAacgggaaaaagaaatagaaggtGTAGATGAAATAACTGatgtgaataatattaataatactaaaaagcGTAAAGATATTACAGCTATTGGAGGagtaaacaaacaatttaGATTACTAGAAGCACATGGAATCACAATGATACCTGTAGATAATGAATCGTCTATTGTTGAAAATGCTATGGAAAGTGGAAGAACAGTCGTTTTAACtg agGCAGGTAAACTTGCCCTAAACTTAACAAGAAATTCTTCAATAGGAATGAAACGACTTCATGTTGCTGGGAAAAAAGGGACTCCTAGAAAAGTGATAGCAATTAGAGCAGATCAAATTTTAAGTCAAAATACACCTACTCTTACATCCAGAGGAcctaatatattgaaaagatcTTCTGTAGATAATAAAGCTGGAAAATTGttcatttcttctatttctactACGACGCCTGTATCAACACTTACACAAtctaaaaacataatatcttCATCAgag aataaaattattaattctcctGCAAAAATGACAGAaccaataattttacaattagacGATGATATAGAAGAAATTACTGAAGATGATACAACACATAATAATGAACCAGTTATGGATATTGCTCTATTAAATAGACAATTAGCAGAAGCACGAAGACAAGCAGCTGAATATCGTAAGCgacttcaaaaaaaagaagaagaggctgaaatatataaacaacaacttaaaaatatcacaGCGCAAAGAGTATCTAAgtga
- the LOC108000373 gene encoding GA-binding protein subunit beta-1 isoform X2 translates to MQAESICTNDIEGLDSDTLIPVEILSCDVSHRARSQDALSIVELGKQLLFSAKFGDTDTVRDLMCRGAPFTTDWLGTSALHFAAQNNHTETAEVLLRAGISRDARTKVDRTPLHMAAYEGHHQMTQLLLNYGADVDSRDMLKMTPLHWAVEREHVEVMHVLLEHGADANATSKFDKTPISLALEHDRLDLVDILQQEREIVGIRAHQQNQANSAELEVATHNLIQLEAEREEQQKFELPQQESQPRRKVTQVQMGKKPRMIFQQIHVGTNVDVEREKEIEGVDEITDVNNINNTKKRKDITAIGGVNKQFRLLEAHGITMIPVDNESSIVENAMESGRTVVLTGMKRLHVAGKKGTPRKVIAIRADQILSQNTPTLTSRGPNILKRSSVDNKAGKLFISSISTTTPVSTLTQSKNIISSSENKIINSPAKMTEPIILQLDDDIEEITEDDTTHNNEPVMDIALLNRQLAEARRQAAEYRKRLQKKEEEAEIYKQQLKNITAQRVSK, encoded by the exons atgcaAGCTGAAAGTATTTGCACTAATGATATTGAGGGTCTGGATTCAGACACCCTTATTCCt GTTGAAATTCTTTCCTGTGATGTATCTCATCGAGCACGTTCTCAAGATGCCTTATCAATAGTGGAATTAGGAAAGCAATTACTTTTTAGTGCAAAATTTGGAGACACTGATACCGTTCGTGATCTAATGTGTAGAGGAGCACCATTTACTACAGATTGg ttgGGTACAAGTGCATTACATTTTGCTGCACAAAATAATCATACAGAAACTGCAGAAGTTTTACTTAGAGCAGGAATTTCAAGAGATGCAAGAACAAAAGTGGATAGAACACCTTTACATATGGCTGCATATGAAGGTCACCATCAGATGACACAATTACTTCTTAATTATGGTGCTGATGTTGATAGTAGAGATatg ttAAAAATGACACCTTTACATTGGGCAGTAGAAAGGGAACATGTAGAAGTAATGCATGTTTTATTAGAACATGGAGCAGATGCAAATGCAACTAGTAAATTTGACAAGACACCTATTAGTCTTGCATTAGAACATGATAGATTAGATTTAGTAGACATATTGCaacaagaaagagaaattgtaGGTATTAGAGCACATCAACAAAATCAAGCAAATTCAGCAGAACTTGAAGTAGCAACccataatttaatacaattagaaGCTGAAAGAGAAGaacaacaaaaatttgaacTTCCACAACAAGAATCACAACCAAGAAGAAAAGTTACACAAg tgcAAATGGGGAAAAAACCACGAATGATCTTTCAACAAATTCATGTTGGAACAAATGTTGATGTTGAacgggaaaaagaaatagaaggtGTAGATGAAATAACTGatgtgaataatattaataatactaaaaagcGTAAAGATATTACAGCTATTGGAGGagtaaacaaacaatttaGATTACTAGAAGCACATGGAATCACAATGATACCTGTAGATAATGAATCGTCTATTGTTGAAAATGCTATGGAAAGTGGAAGAACAGTCGTTTTAACtg GAATGAAACGACTTCATGTTGCTGGGAAAAAAGGGACTCCTAGAAAAGTGATAGCAATTAGAGCAGATCAAATTTTAAGTCAAAATACACCTACTCTTACATCCAGAGGAcctaatatattgaaaagatcTTCTGTAGATAATAAAGCTGGAAAATTGttcatttcttctatttctactACGACGCCTGTATCAACACTTACACAAtctaaaaacataatatcttCATCAgag aataaaattattaattctcctGCAAAAATGACAGAaccaataattttacaattagacGATGATATAGAAGAAATTACTGAAGATGATACAACACATAATAATGAACCAGTTATGGATATTGCTCTATTAAATAGACAATTAGCAGAAGCACGAAGACAAGCAGCTGAATATCGTAAGCgacttcaaaaaaaagaagaagaggctgaaatatataaacaacaacttaaaaatatcacaGCGCAAAGAGTATCTAAgtga